ATCATCACCCGCTCGGCCAAGATCAATGCGCAGATCAACGCACGGGAATTGACCGTGATCGCCGGGCGTAACGACGTCGATGCCAAAAGTTTGAAAGCCACCGCGCGCGCCGATGACGGCAGCGCCAAGCCCGAACTGGCCATCGACTCCTCGGCGCTGGGCGGCATGTATGCCGGCGCGATCAAACTGGTGGGCACCGAGGCCGGCGTGGGCGTGAAGCTCGACGGCACACTGGCTGCCAGCGGCGGCGATATCCAGCTCGATGCCAATGGGCACCTGAGCATGGCGCAGACAGCGGCCACCGGTAACCTCAAGGTCACCGCACAAAGCGTCAACCTGACCGACAAGGTTTACGCCACCGGCAATGTGCAGGTGAGCAGCGCCGAAGAATTGGTCAACCAGAAGAGCCTGGCCGCCGGCCAACGCATCGAACTCAACGCGATCAAGGTCACCAACCCAGGCACCATCGAAGCGGGCGTACAGGTAGACAACAGCCGCAATGCCACCGGCGACCTGGTGGTGAACGCGCAGACCGTGAACACCAGCGGTAACCTGCTGGCCAGCCGCGCGTTGGCGATCACCGCCGCGAAGGCGCTGACCAACCAGGGCAGCATCATCCAGGCCAAGACCGTCAGCGTCAGCACCGCCAAGCTGACCAACCAGGGCGCCACCGCGCGCCTGTTCGGCGAGCAGAGCCTGGCGATCAGCGCGCCGGCGATCGTCAACCTGGGCGGGTTGATTCGCTTCGGTGCCGAGCAGGCGGCGACGCTGCAAACCGATTCGCTGGATAACCGTCAGGGCCGTGTCCAGGTGGCGGGCGGCAGCTTGACCCTCAACAGCGGCGCGCTGAATAACAACGGCGGGCAGATTGTCGCCGACGCCGTGACGGTGAACGCCGCCAGCCTCGACAACAGTGGCAAGGGCTTGATCAGTGCCGAAAAAGGCGCGCTCAACCTCACCGTCACCAACGCTTTCAACAACAGCCAGGGTCATGCCCAGGCTGGCACTGACGTGAACCTCACCGCCGGCGACCTCGCCAACCAGGACGGCAAGCTGGTGGGTGGGCAACTCACCGCGACCCTCGGCAGCCTCAGCAACAACGACGCTGGCGTGTTCAGCGCGGATGCCGGCAAGCTGACCTTGACCGTCGCCCAACACTTGAACAACGCCAAAGGCCATCTGCAGGCCGCCCAAGGCGACATCGAACTGCACGCCGCGAGCCTGGATAACCAGGGTGGCGCGATCATCGGCAAGCAGTTGCTGCTGGAGGCTCGGAACGGGCAGATCGACAACCGCGCCGGGCGTATCGTCGGTGACCAACTGGACGTGCGCGCCGGCAGCCTCGACAACCGCAATGCCGGGTTGTTGGCCGGCGGTGTGCCGGGTGTGAGCGTGGTGCTGGGTGATCAATTGCTCAATACCCAGGGCCGTATTCAAAGTGAGGGTGACTTGCTGCTGACCGGCAAGCGCCTGGGCAACAGCGCCGGGATCCTGCTGGGCAAGGCCCTGACTGTCACCTCGCAAGACCTCGACAACAGCAGCAAGGGCGCGCTGGTCAGCAATGACGGCGACATCACCCTAAACATCAGCAACCTGCTGACCAACACCCACGGCGTGATCGATGCCGCCGAGCGCAGTGTGCTGGTCAAGGCCCTGACCACTCTCAACAACCAGGGTGGCACCTTGCGGGGCAAGCGCCTGGATATCGCGGCGCAAACCCTCAACAACGACCAGGGCCAACTCCTGGCCGGCAACCAGGGCGTGAGCTACCGTGGCCAGGACCTGAGCAACCGTCAGGGCATGATCCTCAGCGGTGGTGCGGCGGCAGACCTGACGCTGGGCACCTTGAACAACCAGGGCGGCACTGTGCAGGGCGACAGCCTGACGCTCACCGCCGACAGCGTCGACAACAGCCACGACGGCACCAAGGCCGGCTCGATGACTGCCTTGAAGAGTGACCTGCAACTGACGGTCGAAGCCTTGACCAACCGTGGCGGCAAACTGTTCGGCAAGGAGCAGGTCACCGTCTCCGGCGCCACACTGGACAACAGCGCCAACGGCCAGATCAGCGGCAACCAGCTCACCCTGACCTCGCGTGCCCAACTGACCAACCAGGGCGGCCTGATTGAGTCCAACCAGGGCCTGACCTTCAATGGCGCCAACCTCGACAACAGCGCGGGCGGCCAATTGCGGGCGATGGAAGGCGCCAGCAGCACGCTGACGGTCACCGACCAACTGAATAACCAGAACGGCATTCTTGAATTCGCCAGCCAGGCCTTCAGCCTCAATGCCGGGCATTTGAATAACCAGGCCGGGCAACTGCAGCACGCCGGCGCCGGCGTGTTCAGCCTCAATACCAGCAGCCTCAGCGGCAGCCAGGGCAGCATCAATGGCGTGGGCACCGCCGACTGGTCGTTTGGCCGGGTCGATGGCCTCGGCCGCGTGCAACTCAATGAAGCCTTGCACTACACCAGCACCCAGGGCCTGAGCCTCAAGGCCGGCGACCGCCTGGCCAGCGCCAAGGGCCTGACCCTGGATGTCGCCAGCCTGGATAACGCGGGCGAGTTGCTCAGCGACGGTGACCTGAGCGTCACCCTGACCGGCGACATGACCAACAGCGGCCGCCTTTCGGCCCAGCAAAAACTGAGCGTGGTCGCCAACAACCTCAGCCAGAACGGCGGGCGCCTGGCCGGCGGCACCACCACCCGGATCACCCTGGGCGGTACGCTGGATAACCTTGGTTACCTCACCGCACGCCAGCAACTCGACATTGCCGCCGCACACATCAACAACCGCGGCACCCTCGGTTCACAAGGCAGCGTCAACCTCAGCGCCAGCAATGGCATCAGCAATGGCGCGGACACGCTGCTGTTCAGCGGCGGTGATCTGACCCTGCGCGGGAACAGCTTCAGCAACCTGTACGGCGACGTCTACAGCAAGGGCAACCTGAGTTTCGCGGCGCTCGATGGCGGCATGGCGGCGGGCTTCAGCAACCTTTCCGGCACGGTTGAAAGCGAAGGCAATATCGGCATCAGTGCGCGGAATGTGGAGAACGCCAAGGCTGAATTCGAGTTGGGCCAGGCCGTCACCACCGGCAGCCTCAATTGGCAGTGCGGCCAGCACTGCGGCGGGCACGACTCGTTCAAGCGCGGTCAAATCACCATCAACCAGACCTTCCTTGAATCCGCGATCAAGGACTCGGCCTCTGCGCGCCTGGTGGCGGGTAAAGACCTGCTGATCCAGGGCGACAACGTCCAGAACCGCTACAGCCTGCTGGCGGCCAATGGCAACCTGAGCATCACCGCCAACGACCTGCTCAACCAGGGCGCCGCAACCCGCACCGGGCAGAACACCATCGTCATCGGCACCCCGGAGCGCATCGACACCGGTGAGTGGGACCAGATGGAATACCTCGACGTACCCGCCTTCAACGCAGCGGTGGCGGCGGGTAATTTCGATAAGGCGCGCTTTGAGGTGCTCAAAGCCCGGTCCAGCGACTGGCGCTTCTCCGAACAAAGCAACGTCACCACCTGGACCGACAACGGCGGCCCGGGCTACACCGCGACGATACAGGCTGGTGGCGCGGTCAACCTCAACGTTGCGCGTAGCCTGCAAAATGGCACGTTGCACACAAATACCCTGGAGCAACTGACCGGCACCCTCGGTGACGACCAGACCGGCGTCCCCGTCGGCGGCATCAATATCAACCTGAGCAAGCACGTCAACGACGCCACGGCCCAGGCGCCGAGCAGCGTATTGCCGGTGACCAGCATCGCGCCGGACGGCCGCTACGTACCCGTGGACTACACCGGCGAGTCCTTCACCCCGGTCGACCCCACCACCGCGCCCGGCTTCCAGTTGCCCAAGGGCGACTACGGCCTGTTCATCAAAAACGCCGACCCCACCAGCCACTACCTGATCGAGACCAACCCGAACCTCACCACTGTGGCGGGCTTCTTCAGCTCCGACTACATGCTCGGCAAGCTCGGCTACAGCCCCGACAACGCCTGGCGTCGCCTGGGTGACGGGCAATACGAGTCACGGCTGATCCGCGATGCGGTGCTGGCGCAAACCGGGCAACGCTTCCTCGCCGGTGGCCTGACCAGCGACTACGACCAGTTCCGCTACCTGATGGACAACGCCCTCGCCAGCAAGGACGCCTTGCGCCTGAGCGTCGGCGTGTCCCTGACTGACCAGCAAGTCGGCGCCCTGACCCACGACATCGTGTGGATGGAAAACCGCGTGGTCGACGGCCAGACCGTGCTCGTGCCGGTGCTCTACCTGGCCCAGGCCGACTCCCGCAACGTGCGCGGCAACAGCCTGATCCAGGGCCGCGACCTCAACCTGATGACCGGCGGCGACCTGATCAACGTCGGCACCCTGCGCGCCAGCAACAACCTCTCGGTGGCCAGCAGCGGCAGCCTCTACACCGGCGGCCTGATCGAGGCCGGCAACAACCTCAGCCTGCTGGCCCAGGACAGCATCCGCAATTCCATGGCTGGCGAGATACGCGGCACCCAGGTCAGCCTCACCACCCTGAAGGGCGACATCACCAACGACAACACCGCCATCCAGGTGCGCCAGGGCGCCGGCATGCGCACCCTCACCGACAGCAGCGCCGGCACCATCACCGCCCGCGAAAACCTGGCCATCGACGCTGGCCGCGACCTCACCAACCACGGCGCACTCACCGCCGGCGGCGATGCCGACCTGAAAGCCGGGCGCGACCTCAACCTGATCGCCGTCAGCGACACCAGCGAGATCCACGCCTTCAGCGACGGCGGGCACAAATCCAGCATCACCACCGACGTGAAAAACCAAGCGGCCACGGTTACGGCCGGCGGCAACCTGAGCATGGTGGCGGGGCAAGACGTCAACATCATCGGCAGCAACGCCACCGCGGGCAAGGACCTGAACATTCAGGCCGGGCGCGACCTCAACGTCGCCTCCGTCAGCGAAATGCACAACGTCGAAGGCAAGGAAAAGGACGGCAAAAAACGCATCAAGACGGCGGACGAGCAAACCACGCAGCTGGCCAGTGTGCTGACGGCGGGAGGGGACTTTAAGAGCCAGGCCGGACGCGACACCACGCTGGTGGCGAGCAAGATCAGTGCGGGGAATGAGGCTTATCTGTATAGCGGGGATAAGTTGAATTTGCTGGCGGCTGAGAACAGTACGCATACGTTGTATGACATGAAAAAGGTCAGCGGTTGGGGCAACAAAAAGACCCAGCGTGACGAAGTGACTCGCGTGACCAACGTCGGTACTGAAATCAAGACCGGTGGTGACCTCGTGCTTAAGAGTGGTGGTGATCAGACTTACCAGCTCGCCAAGCTTCAGAGTGGTAAAGACATCACCCTGGACAGTGGTGGTGCCATCACCTTTGAGGCGGTAAAGGACCTGCATCAGGAAAGCCACGAGAAGACCAATAACAATGCGTTTTGGGTGTCTTCCAAAGGCAAGGGCAATACAGATGAAACCCTGCGTCAGAGCCAGTTGATTGCCGAAGGCAACGTGGCAATCAAGGCCGTCGATGGTTTGAAAATCGACATCAACCAGGTTAACCAGCAAACCGTTAGCCAGTCCATTGATGCGATGGTCAAGGCGGATCCGCAGTTGGCGTGGATCAAGGAAGCGGAAAAGCGCGGTGATGTGGATTGGCGTCAGGTCAAGGAAATCCACGACAGCTTCAAGTACAGCAACTCGGGGTTGGGGCCGGCTTCGCAAATCATCATTGCAATT
This genomic window from Pseudomonas sp. Bout1 contains:
- a CDS encoding DUF637 domain-containing protein, coding for MDVRHFAFLARQPSAALKPRDSFFGLPKRGLVLILANALFWQPLLAQAEGIVVSAPGTTVGQAGNGVPVVNIATPNGSGLSHNQFKDYNVGPNGVILNNANGPMTNTQLGGYIVGNPNLKGGAASVILNEVNGGSPSQLRGYTEVAGQSAKVIVANPYGVTCSGCGFINTPNVTLTTGKPVLDASGQLQRYQVDGGAVTIDGQGLNASNVDRFEIITRSAKINAQINARELTVIAGRNDVDAKSLKATARADDGSAKPELAIDSSALGGMYAGAIKLVGTEAGVGVKLDGTLAASGGDIQLDANGHLSMAQTAATGNLKVTAQSVNLTDKVYATGNVQVSSAEELVNQKSLAAGQRIELNAIKVTNPGTIEAGVQVDNSRNATGDLVVNAQTVNTSGNLLASRALAITAAKALTNQGSIIQAKTVSVSTAKLTNQGATARLFGEQSLAISAPAIVNLGGLIRFGAEQAATLQTDSLDNRQGRVQVAGGSLTLNSGALNNNGGQIVADAVTVNAASLDNSGKGLISAEKGALNLTVTNAFNNSQGHAQAGTDVNLTAGDLANQDGKLVGGQLTATLGSLSNNDAGVFSADAGKLTLTVAQHLNNAKGHLQAAQGDIELHAASLDNQGGAIIGKQLLLEARNGQIDNRAGRIVGDQLDVRAGSLDNRNAGLLAGGVPGVSVVLGDQLLNTQGRIQSEGDLLLTGKRLGNSAGILLGKALTVTSQDLDNSSKGALVSNDGDITLNISNLLTNTHGVIDAAERSVLVKALTTLNNQGGTLRGKRLDIAAQTLNNDQGQLLAGNQGVSYRGQDLSNRQGMILSGGAAADLTLGTLNNQGGTVQGDSLTLTADSVDNSHDGTKAGSMTALKSDLQLTVEALTNRGGKLFGKEQVTVSGATLDNSANGQISGNQLTLTSRAQLTNQGGLIESNQGLTFNGANLDNSAGGQLRAMEGASSTLTVTDQLNNQNGILEFASQAFSLNAGHLNNQAGQLQHAGAGVFSLNTSSLSGSQGSINGVGTADWSFGRVDGLGRVQLNEALHYTSTQGLSLKAGDRLASAKGLTLDVASLDNAGELLSDGDLSVTLTGDMTNSGRLSAQQKLSVVANNLSQNGGRLAGGTTTRITLGGTLDNLGYLTARQQLDIAAAHINNRGTLGSQGSVNLSASNGISNGADTLLFSGGDLTLRGNSFSNLYGDVYSKGNLSFAALDGGMAAGFSNLSGTVESEGNIGISARNVENAKAEFELGQAVTTGSLNWQCGQHCGGHDSFKRGQITINQTFLESAIKDSASARLVAGKDLLIQGDNVQNRYSLLAANGNLSITANDLLNQGAATRTGQNTIVIGTPERIDTGEWDQMEYLDVPAFNAAVAAGNFDKARFEVLKARSSDWRFSEQSNVTTWTDNGGPGYTATIQAGGAVNLNVARSLQNGTLHTNTLEQLTGTLGDDQTGVPVGGININLSKHVNDATAQAPSSVLPVTSIAPDGRYVPVDYTGESFTPVDPTTAPGFQLPKGDYGLFIKNADPTSHYLIETNPNLTTVAGFFSSDYMLGKLGYSPDNAWRRLGDGQYESRLIRDAVLAQTGQRFLAGGLTSDYDQFRYLMDNALASKDALRLSVGVSLTDQQVGALTHDIVWMENRVVDGQTVLVPVLYLAQADSRNVRGNSLIQGRDLNLMTGGDLINVGTLRASNNLSVASSGSLYTGGLIEAGNNLSLLAQDSIRNSMAGEIRGTQVSLTTLKGDITNDNTAIQVRQGAGMRTLTDSSAGTITARENLAIDAGRDLTNHGALTAGGDADLKAGRDLNLIAVSDTSEIHAFSDGGHKSSITTDVKNQAATVTAGGNLSMVAGQDVNIIGSNATAGKDLNIQAGRDLNVASVSEMHNVEGKEKDGKKRIKTADEQTTQLASVLTAGGDFKSQAGRDTTLVASKISAGNEAYLYSGDKLNLLAAENSTHTLYDMKKVSGWGNKKTQRDEVTRVTNVGTEIKTGGDLVLKSGGDQTYQLAKLQSGKDITLDSGGAITFEAVKDLHQESHEKTNNNAFWVSSKGKGNTDETLRQSQLIAEGNVAIKAVDGLKIDINQVNQQTVSQSIDAMVKADPQLAWIKEAEKRGDVDWRQVKEIHDSFKYSNSGLGPASQIIIAIVMAAVVGPMAAVAAGGSTVGAVAGAVAAGASTNATVSVINNRGNLGAVLKDVTSSDAMKGYVISGVTAGLTAEFFGDWTGTETNTATGKITTPGILNSWSGVGQFAANQTLQSGTSMLLSKALGQGGSASDALKNALFNTLAAASFNLLGNYTKNVFADGSAPKVAIHAMVGGLLAEATGGDFKTGALAAGASEALVTHLDGLVKGDDNLLTMSSQIVGVLAAAAQGDADAATLEKGSWVAQNATQYNYLNHNQLERAAKKIAACTDTSCIEDTTRKFKELSLQQDIDAIAGCKADPSTCAARSKEVANTMADLNPIKDIVEYGSPKAREAVQNLINSNFEFQEMLATATTEHTVGAMVDTLKAKWNLSDAQAQEITNDLKIALAVGLGTAAGALAYKRAVAASKRETPPPSRPDLMPPENGKNVWDLEPRARGRQIETTLTDTDYKDWARTDNLINPKTGQPFKSNNFPVIDFQLDTNVVSLKTIDTRGKGWSYDMRTHMDTLQSSKITVDGVPATKVLDIRVQPGGMADASKLIEYGKQRNITVIIKEFGG